The following proteins are encoded in a genomic region of Natronorubrum halophilum:
- a CDS encoding type II toxin-antitoxin system VapC family toxin, with product MVLLDSCFLIDLFAEDAAAIAKLDEFGWREASISTLSVSEVGFGLSDGDRERFETIVQRVDVLPYGLAESQRAMAEQHLLRKQGAQIGAIDVMIAATAVEANKSVVTRNIDEFQRTRASVTPY from the coding sequence ATGGTTTTACTGGACAGCTGTTTCCTTATTGACCTCTTCGCAGAAGACGCTGCTGCAATCGCGAAACTAGACGAGTTCGGCTGGCGCGAAGCATCGATTTCTACGCTCTCCGTTTCAGAAGTGGGGTTCGGACTGTCGGACGGCGATCGAGAACGGTTCGAGACGATCGTTCAGCGAGTAGACGTCCTTCCGTATGGACTCGCGGAGTCGCAACGAGCGATGGCAGAGCAGCATCTCCTCCGAAAACAAGGTGCACAGATCGGCGCTATCGATGTGATGATCGCGGCGACAGCAGTCGAGGCGAACAAATCCGTTGTCACCAGAAACATCGATGAATTTCAACGGACACGCGCCTCGGTAACACCCTACTGA
- a CDS encoding SIR2 family NAD-dependent protein deacylase, which yields MDGLERLADDICSAATAVAFTGAGISAPSGVPTFRGDDGVWDKFDEGQFTYGRFRSDPEGFWEDRVDLQREMFDEAYEPNAAHEALAAMGRGGDLEAILTQNTDGLHGDALESVLAGSATEETNEPTILELHGTSRRVRCTDCGKRTAADPIFERAADGERPPTCDCGGVYKPDVVLFGEQLPEAVVQRARSLARESDVFLAIGSSLVVEPAASLPRLAASSGSTVGIVNLESTPVDSDADVVLREDVTEVLPRIRDLVET from the coding sequence ATGGACGGTCTCGAGCGACTCGCCGACGATATCTGCAGTGCAGCGACCGCCGTCGCCTTCACTGGCGCGGGGATCTCGGCCCCCTCCGGCGTCCCGACGTTCCGCGGCGACGACGGCGTCTGGGACAAGTTCGACGAAGGACAGTTCACGTACGGCCGGTTCCGGAGCGACCCCGAGGGGTTCTGGGAGGACCGGGTCGACCTCCAGCGGGAGATGTTCGACGAGGCGTACGAACCCAACGCGGCCCACGAAGCCCTGGCCGCGATGGGTCGGGGTGGCGATCTCGAGGCGATTCTCACGCAAAACACGGACGGGTTGCACGGGGACGCCCTCGAGTCAGTACTCGCCGGGTCCGCTACCGAAGAGACGAACGAACCGACGATCCTCGAACTCCACGGCACCTCCCGGCGAGTACGGTGTACCGACTGCGGGAAGCGAACCGCCGCCGATCCGATCTTCGAGCGCGCCGCCGACGGCGAACGGCCGCCGACCTGCGACTGCGGCGGCGTCTACAAACCCGACGTCGTCCTCTTCGGCGAGCAGTTGCCCGAGGCGGTCGTCCAGCGCGCCCGTTCGCTCGCCCGCGAGAGCGACGTCTTCCTCGCGATCGGCTCCTCGCTGGTGGTCGAACCCGCCGCGTCGCTGCCCCGACTCGCCGCCTCGTCGGGGTCGACCGTCGGAATCGTCAACCTCGAGTCAACGCCGGTCGACAGTGACGCCGACGTGGTCCTGCGTGAGGACGTCACCGAAGTGCTGCCGCGGATTCGCGACCTCGTCGAAACGTAG
- a CDS encoding antitoxin VapB family protein: MRKTHIHRMNNVDTQMGSKTVSIKDETYRRLSRKKRDDESFSDAIDRLLAEDDTNPLRELIGLVDEDELETVRNRSDKFRADVDDRFNETERSSEDR, encoded by the coding sequence GTGCGAAAAACACATATACACAGGATGAATAATGTAGATACACAGATGGGGAGCAAGACGGTGAGCATCAAGGACGAAACGTATCGGCGGCTCAGCAGGAAAAAACGGGACGACGAAAGCTTTAGTGATGCAATCGACCGCCTGCTCGCCGAAGACGACACGAACCCGCTTCGAGAGTTGATTGGGCTCGTCGACGAAGACGAACTCGAAACTGTTCGGAACCGGTCGGATAAGTTTCGTGCAGATGTGGACGACCGGTTCAATGAAACCGAACGATCCAGCGAGGACCGGTAA
- a CDS encoding phosphoglycerol geranylgeranyltransferase produces the protein MTTCPWDDWNHVLKIDPDKELPEGVTYGDLCATGTDAIEVGGTMGITEEKMAAVVDACAEHDVPLYQEPSSPDVVIDNRALEGYLIPTVFNAGSPFWITGAHKEWVRLDGDMDWDRTWTEAYIVMNPDADVATYTEADCDLDADDVAAYAEVAERMFGQEIVYLEYSGTFGDEDVVAAASDATDESTLFYGGGIHDYDSAATMARHADVVVVGDLAHDEGVDAVRETVEAANEA, from the coding sequence ATGACTACTTGCCCCTGGGACGATTGGAACCACGTTCTCAAAATCGATCCCGACAAGGAGCTTCCCGAGGGCGTCACGTACGGCGATCTCTGTGCGACCGGCACCGATGCGATCGAGGTCGGCGGCACGATGGGCATCACCGAGGAGAAGATGGCCGCCGTCGTCGACGCCTGCGCCGAACACGACGTGCCGCTCTATCAGGAGCCCTCGAGTCCCGACGTCGTCATCGATAACCGAGCGCTCGAGGGGTATCTCATTCCCACCGTCTTCAACGCCGGCTCGCCGTTCTGGATCACGGGCGCGCACAAGGAGTGGGTTCGACTCGACGGCGATATGGACTGGGACCGCACCTGGACGGAAGCCTACATCGTGATGAACCCCGACGCGGACGTCGCGACGTACACCGAGGCCGACTGCGACCTCGACGCGGACGACGTCGCCGCCTACGCCGAGGTCGCCGAACGAATGTTCGGCCAGGAGATCGTCTACCTCGAGTACTCCGGAACGTTCGGCGACGAGGACGTCGTCGCGGCGGCGAGCGACGCCACCGACGAGTCGACGCTATTCTACGGCGGCGGCATCCACGACTACGACTCGGCCGCGACGATGGCCCGACACGCCGACGTCGTCGTCGTCGGCGACCTCGCCCACGACGAGGGGGTCGACGCCGTCCGCGAGACGGTCGAGGCGGCGAACGAAGCCTGA